Part of the Scylla paramamosain isolate STU-SP2022 unplaced genomic scaffold, ASM3559412v1 Contig29, whole genome shotgun sequence genome is shown below.
agagagagagagagagagagagagagagagagagagagagagagagagagagagagagagagagagagagagagagagagagagagagagagagagagagagagagagagagagagagagagagagagagagagagagagagagagagagagagagagagagagagagagagagagagagagagagagagagagagagagagagagagagagagagagagagagagagagagagagagagagagagagagagagagagagagagagagagagagagagagagagagagagagagagagagagagagagagagagagagagagagagagagagagagagagagagagagagagagagagagagagagagagagagagagagagagagagagagagagagagagagagagagagagagagagagagagagagagagagagagagagagagagagagagagagagagagagagagagagagagagagagagagagagagagagagagagagagagagagagagagagagagagagagagagagagagagagagagagagagagagagagagagagagagagagagagagagagagagagagagaactaacttaacttaacttaacctaacccaacgcaacgcaacccaacccaacccaacccaacccaacccaacttaacttaacctgacctgacctgacctgacccaactGACCTGTGAGCCCTGGAGTCCACCGACAACTGACTATCCACACTGGAGGCCCTTCTCAACACCCAATAGTCATGACcaccagaagtagtagtagtagtagttgactGGAGGGACTTGGGACTCTCTCCTTgtaccctggtggtggtggtggtggtggtaatgggggGATGCGAGGCTGAACTGGTGCTGTGGGGGGAGGAGCTGCGACCCCCTAACGTCATAGAACTTGATCGAAAAATGTTTTGCCTgcagaagtggtagtagtagtagtagtagtagtagtagtagtagtagtagtagtagtagtagtagtagtagtagtagtagtagtagaacaaaaagaggaagaagaggtgatacaggactggataaacacacacacacacacacacacacacacacacacacacacacacacacacacacacacacacacacacacacacacagacagacagacagacagacagacagacagacagacagacagacagacaaacagacaaacagacacacttaTAAACACTTATGAGGGGAGAGTCTAAGAGTCACTTTTTACCTTAGTGTTCTCCAGTCTTGGtgctgaaaacaaacaaacaaataaacaaagcaaaataaaaacatgaaacacacacaagagaataaaataaggaaatgacacacacacacacacacacacacacacacacacacacacttactgtcCTGTGCACTTTCCACAATCCTCCTCTGAGGGAGAAGACAGCATCTGCAGAATTCCCAGAAGCTTGAGTTAATCTGAAGAAGGCGTGATGCTCAACACAGAACTGCCACAGGTGTTTACAGGCTGACTTACTGGGTGTCTCCACGCCGTAGGTGTTCTCCAAGCtctgggggaggcagggaggggcagggagactGCTACAGGTGTTTACAGGCTGACTTACTGGGTATCTCCTACTTGGCATCCTTGTAAATTCTGGCTGCATCCTTGAGTTGAGCCTGgcctgcctcacctcaccatCCTTCTTGCTGTGACTGTAGGCAGGGTGAGCAGGGTACAGGGTAAGGTACAGGGTGAGGGTGAAGTTTaaccattcctcctttcccccgtCACCCCatttccccatctcctccccccaAACACCCTGAAATGCTCCAAACCATAATAATTTTTGATGCGAGAAAGGGGCCCCtaaaattttgtttcttttaacttttcttcatttctttctatctaatgttcttcttccttcttcttcctctcccccacacCTTGCTACATACTTCCTCCTCACCCTAccacccaaacacccccaagCACCcacaaacatcccaaaacaaactacaactttttttttcattaattctcttccttctctcattactgcacttctcttcctcttccctttcttccccacaCGCCCCACATCCTCCCCACAACCTCCGACACCCCTCCCCACATCTCCTTCCCcccaaacaccaccaaaacacccaaaacctctccaaaacaaactaaaaatggTCTCTGTCACTCCTCTGCCTTAAACTTAATTTCtacacacctctccctcttcttacacctcacacagcctcacacacctgccccccacctcctccacccccagACCAGCGAAAACGGCCAAACTCTCACCCCAATCTTAGCTCCAAGGGAGAAGACAGCATCCGTAGAATTCCCAGAAGCTTGAGTCAATCTGAAGAAGCACTGCCACAGGTGTTTACAGGCTGACTTACTGGGTGTCTCCAAGCCGTAGGTGTTCTCCAAGCtctgggggaggcagggaggggcagtgagagagagggagaggcagggagagaacaCAGAACTGCCACAGTTGTTTACAGGCTGACTTACTGGGTGTCTCGAAGCCGTAGGTGTTCTCAGAGCtctgggggaggcagggagtggcagtgagagagagggagaggcagggagagagagggagagtgttatGTTTAATTTACTTCCAAGGGATGTGGTTTTACACGAGTCTGTGCTGAAGGTGTGAAGaaaatgttgttattttttttattttatttattatttttttttatttatggtcttaggatagagggagagggagagtgggagtgttgtttttagagagagagagagagagagagagaaagagagagataggtacttacatttttatctttcactcTGAAAAATCTCCCACGAAAATACACCTTGGAAATTCTCGGActggaaaataaacaagtaaataaataaataaataaacaaataaataagtaaataaaccaacaaaaacaaaacaaaaaatgaaatgcatataaaaaaacgtacatttaacgaaaaaatatacaacaactacaacaacaactactactactactactactactactactactactacttaccaaaAATAATTCCCCACTTTCGCCTTATTTTTTAGTACAACGACCCCAGCTGGTGTGAGGCCCAAAAAGTACTCGATGTTGTCTTCTCCCTGAAACATAGagccaggtcaggtcaggtcaggtcacgtggggttaggttacgttaagttaggtcgAGGTAGATTAAAGGTCGTcgaggttaagttatgttaaaCATGTCGTATTTTTGCCATTTCTTCAACCAGCCATTGAAAATAATTGCGAATAAGATTTTTTCACGTCTCAAACCATTCTTTAATTACTTCTGGCTGTTTTTGGCTTTCTTAAATCTTGTTGGTGTACATTCCGTTCCAGTTTTTATTACGATATGCTGATTGACATGTAAGTTAATGCATTAATTGGTAGATACATGTTACCAATAGCATGTTATGTAGCATTACACCGTGTCAGGAGCTGGTGAAGACGTGAGCgggagggaaacaaaatgatTGGAAAATGGAGCTCCAaggaagttatttatttattttatttatttatttatttatttttttatttcagtgtagGAGGGGCGTCGGTCATTGTCATTGAAtttatagggaaaggaaataccCAGTGAAGTGTCAGTGCCTTAAAGTGCTTACACGTGCTCTGGCGGAGGTTTGGTACAATCTTGACCACGGGATGGTTACAattatcttttattactttttaagtaagatgcatatattttgggaacttatttatttattttttttcccttagtttttaaattgttttgtcttttagagatttttttcctttttgagtTTAATGTAATGTTGATATTTTGAAAAGTTTACTGCTATATTTGAAAATCTTTGGGCTTGTAATGATAATTTGTAACTCATATTttgtttaatgagagagagagagagagagagagagagagagagagagagagagagagagagagagagagagagagagagagagagagagagagagagagagagagagagagagagagagagagagagatgaatgagcaGATTGATAACAGGTACAGGTAAGCGCCCTTGTAATACATCTTGTTTAACTTATGGAAAGAACTGGTACctggaataatgataataataatgataatggtaataataataataataagaggggtggtggtggtggtggtggtactattgttgttggaataataataataataataataataataataataataataataataataataataataataataaaaatagtaataataatagagtggtggtggtggttgtactattgttgttgtttttgttcttttttttttcttcttcttcttcttcttctttgtgtgtgtgtgtgtgtgtgtgtgtgtgtgtgtgtttacagattaaaaaaaaataaatacctttcttcttcttcttctcttcttccataacAGGTCATAGAAGGTTATATTTATTATGTGAacttgatcagagagagagagagagagagagagagagagagagagagagagagagagagagaatctctctctctctctctctctctctctctctctctctctcctctacgaGTCAGTAAGGATTAGCTGTGTATAATTTCACCCTGAAATAGAGGGTGAATGGAGACGTGCCtgcaaaatagtagtagtagtagtagtagtagtagtaaaaatatttaattatatatatatatatatatatatatatatatatatatatatatatatatatatatatatatatatatatatatatatatatatatatatatatatatatatatatatatatatatatatatatttaaaataatctctctctctctctctctctctctctctctctctctctctctctcgacaataTTGAaacaaaggcagagagagagagagagagagagagagagagagagagagagagagagagagagagagagagagagagagagagagagagaataattcttTTAcgatatatataattaatttttttttactactactactactttttttttaatgtgggaaggacactggccatgggcaacaaaaatccaataaaaaaaaaatgcccactgaaatgccagtcccataaaagggtcaaagagaggtgaagtttccagttcagattataagtaaaggacagaccgaggatgttcagtgtagaagagggagacagttgagtgtcattg
Proteins encoded:
- the LOC135097697 gene encoding uncharacterized protein LOC135097697 isoform X1, producing MLSSPLELRLGHSKKDGEVRQARLNSRMQPEFTRMPSRRYPVSQPVNTCSSLPAPPCLPQSLENTYGVETPSKSACKHLWQFCVEHHAFFRLTQASGNSADAVFSLRGGLWKVHRTHQDWRTLRQNIFRSSSMTLGGRSSSPHSTSSASHPPITTTTTTTRVQGESPKSLQSTTTTTTSGGHDYWVLRRASSVDSQLSVDSRAHRSGSSKPQWAQVTVGHTQVRGHMATVHDLTHKSGYHPSGVDTEVDSLHHHHHHHHSANKKQHHKHRNSSDWKATLPLWMERALPSIHAIHALQEPYTSEGLQ
- the LOC135097697 gene encoding uncharacterized protein LOC135097697 isoform X2 → MLSSPLELRLGHSKKDGEVRQARLNSRMQPEFTRMPSRRYPVSQPVNTCSSLPAPPCLPQSLENTYGVETPSKSACKHLWQFCVEHHAFFRLTQASGNSADAVFSLRGGLWKVHRTIRQQQASVGPGHSGSHSGQRSHGHSARPDTQEWVPPFRCGHGG
- the LOC135097697 gene encoding uncharacterized protein LOC135097697 isoform X3; amino-acid sequence: MLSSPLELRLGHSKKDGEVRQARLNSRMQPEFTRMPSRRYPVSQPVNTCSSLPAPPCLPQSLENTYGVETPSKSACKHLWQFCVEHHAFFRLTQASGNSADAVFSLRGGLWKVHRTKHSYKNAPSISTP
- the LOC135097697 gene encoding uncharacterized protein LOC135097697 isoform X4, which produces MLSSPLELRLGHSKKDGEVRQARLNSRMQPEFTRMPSRRYPVSQPVNTCSSLPAPPCLPQSLENTYGVETPNQAAASLSGPRSQWVTLRSEVTWPQCTT